ACCGATCACTTCACGACCGATTTTTATTTTAAGGAACGTAGCGCAGTCGGATAGCGAGGGATGCCTGCACAGTGTAAAGATGTTCCGATATGCGTGACGCTCGCTATAGTAAACAGATGTGCTTGATTCTATGTCGCTGTGAATGTTCAAATGGTTTACTCTGCCCATTTTCTCAAGCGTTTCGgaactcacacacccacatttgataaggttttcgtagaggaggctgtgttagtatttccatgggtagtttcatgatccgagtgatagtttgataaattTACtccattctcaaacatttcgaggcttacacacccaaatttgatcaggctttcgtagaggaggctgtgtaagtatttccatgggtagtttcatgatccgagtgatagtttgataaattTTCTCCATTCTCAAACACTTCTTGGCTTACACACCTAAATTTGATCAGGCTTTCCCAGAGGAGGCTGtgtaagtatttccatgggtagtttcatgatccgagtgatagtttgataaattTACtccattctcaaacatttcgaggcttacacacccaaatttgataaggctttcgtagaggaggctgtgttagtatgcccatgggtagtttaatgagcctagtgaagGTTTAccaaggcctctgcaccgtgaatatgaaaaacactcttgagaacccaattaatctcctttgtgacctttggaaattgttgttgtgagccgaaagcagCTAAGAATTGGGGCGTTACCATATTGCTGTGTATATACCCTTACACTTAGTATCTGTAATAAACATTTTGTCATACATGTATTGAAGGGACTGAAGAAGGACTAGAGTCAGTATTGTTTTGGGGGAGAGAATAACTTAGGGCGTTACTGAAGCAAAGCGTTGGTCAGTGTTCCCGCTGTGTCAAGTTTCCAGGAATAGGAGATGGGATGCTCTTGTGGTTCTGCGGAATGCTTATTTATAGGATCGTGTATTATCGGTGTTTGGTGTTTAGTTAATATTTAAAGCAACAGGTACAAGAATAATTCCGACTCACtgttttttatttactcttttttatctatatgtttctgctgtccatctctctctttctatctagctatctatttatctttctattcatatctctatctatcaatctatctatctacctatctatctttctacgtacctatctctatctatctatgtctatctatatatctacctttctatctttctacatTCCCatccctatttatctatctacctctctatctatctatctatctatctatctatcgtcgccgtcgccgccgccgctgtgGTGTCATACCTACCTAATCCAATCCTTTATGTTTGGTCTAAGTCATTAGATCAGCCGCTGCTCCGAGTCTGTCTGATAGAGGATTGAAAGAGGGTTTTAGTtccattctattttatttatagctttatttctatttattcttttatttttttgcttgggGTTATcagggaaatgtaaaaaaataagtatTGATTCTAAAAACTTGAGATACGAAGAAAAAAgactatttattcatttatctacttatttttgCTTGAGATTATCATGGAAttgtaaaaaagtatatattctaaataaaaagaaaagggatatgagaaaaaaagaacgacttatcattattgttttttttattttatataattatcCATCTATTTACTTCTCGCAGCAGTGGCGGTCTGTATCTTGATTTACTTTTAAGATATATAATTTATTTTCCCCGTGTGTTTACGTCTAGTAGTACATTTGTAAGACATTCTCGATTTCTTATTTCTtcgattttttatttttgttataatcAACGAATACTCACGCGTACTACACTAAGCTATGGACGTTTCATGTACTACTACCTATGTCTTAAGGCAACTCGCTACCTAAATATATGTAACTGTCGTACGTGTCATCAGCTGTTTGATTCCCCCCGCTTAGAAGAATGTAAGGTCGAAAACCCGTGATGAGATGAATAAACAacgcaaggtgtgtgtgtgtgtgtgtgtgtgtgtgtgtgttactgatgaTTATAGTTTTGGGCGGGTTTGGCTGCATGTGTTGGGGTGGGCTGGGCGTAGGCCCGTAATTTCTGGCAGAtattgaggggtggtggtggggctaGAGGGAATCATAGGttagaggtgggggggggggggggaaccagCAAAGCGAGCATGCGTAAgtgggtgacttttttttttttttagactttAGTCATTTTCAAGCCGACATAGAAAACAAGAGGGGCTGTACTGACGCTATAGCCCCCCGAGGCCCCCCAGATAATACCTCCCTGGGGTGTGAACAAAGTCCACGACTACGTCGTAGCTGCGCTTTGGCCTCAAGCAGTCACTCTGTAACGCCGTAATTTAATTTCACTAGATCTTCACACAACCACAACGTGTCACGAaccacacaagaaattaatccagatcAGGAAAGGGTTTTGCctgcgccggggatcgaaccctcgGCCAGGAAgacgggaaagccactccttaacggcttaaccagtcggccaaagagacgCCCGCCTCGCTGGGTGAGTTGGGCGCCGCACCGCCGCTCTACCAGGCAGCCTCCGCGGCGCCCAGCCCCAGGCCAAGGCCAAGCACGGGGTAAACATGGAGAAGGAGCGGCACGAGGAAATCCGCCTCACGGACGGAGAGAGCGAGGGCGCCGAGGACGAGAACATCCCCGACGTGGCCACCTGTCAGGTAACGTGTGGAGGCCTTGGCAAGCCTTGTGGCCCGGAGACATGTGGCGTCAATGTGCGGGGAGGCCATGGGAGGGTGTGTGCGGGGCGGGGTGGCGGGGGttgtcttcgtctcctcttccgcTCTTATTCGTCATTCACTCATTTCTAGGGGACCCGTAGAGGGCCACtctcgggtggcatgatatgcgggGGATTCAAAgggccaggacaggattaggataaggtttaggatgaggaaaggtattgggacgTGGTGAAGtgccaggattagggagataatgattggtgatcctattcctaaatgtgtcaggagtgggactattaactacatgaggtgggagatgattccactcttggatgctgcggggaaagaatgaatatacTAGTGTTAGTCTCGTAAGTGTGgtgtttaaccccttcactacgtgCGGgtcaaaacagcgccccgtgccgTATCTGAAATCACTGCGCGCTCctaatttcaaatgttgctactgaatataacaagttttcagccataaactcaacataatcatcatgtattattgatgaaaacatgcagaattaagtGTATGCGTAAAGAGAAACAAATATTTATGAGATGCAagcataaataacataaatatacaatataaaataacttgtataaaTATTAGCAGCGACGAGGGCGCGGGCACCTCGGATATGTTATAGGCGCATGGGATGGCGCCGGGCTGGCGCCCCTTGTGTTAAGGAGTTAAGGTTAGTTTTGTGGCTGCCTCTAGTGGATTGTGtaataagtgtctttgtttatatgTACTAAATTGTTTTTACTAAATTgttgtgatttttttatatattttttgtctgtctattGTTTTtgtcttcaacttttttttttatcaaagttaGTTTTTAATAagtcttatgttcttcttctttttcttcttcttcttcttctttttctttttcttcttctttctttttcttaattatttttatgtagtttttttgcatatcttctAGATCATCGAGGGAGTAACAGTTTTGcaattcatctttcttctctttcttttttcttttgcaaaTTATCGGGGAAGtacttctttttttgtgtcttgttcttcttctttttcttcttcttcttcttcttcttcttctttgctagTCATCATGGAGTAATAACAGTTCAATAAAAACTCTTGTTCGTCGTACTCGTTACAACCAAAACTAAAATTACAAAAACTAACAGCATAACTAACTAATAACCTGTCACCCTAAGTAACAACTGCCTAACCATACTGTCTTACATCAGTgatttaacccgtctgctgtgattgccacggattttgccttcactggtagcctggtaacatatatactgccaggtctttctgtgcctctgtggtggatagtggagtgttttcccagtgtggtatgtttatgctggatatcctctcccaaggtgcaggactttacatttttcttcattgaattgtagcagccactttttgttccattcctgtagcttggtgaggtcttcttgtaggaaatccacagtcaaggggttaagtgtaTCTGCTTATCCTGACAGAAACTTGTGGAGCAGTTTGCCGGGCTCACCAACACAGACGAGGCTCTTGCTCAGTTCTACCTGCAGGACCGGGAGTGGGACCTTGAGGTAGGGGAAGGAGGCGGAATGTGCTAAGGATCCTATTACATGTACTTATATGTGAAAACTACAAACAAAATATTCTGGGACAAGGATATATTGATGATTGCTGTAGTATATGATGACCCATTAGTTACAATTCTCTTAAATAACTCAACATCTTTTCAACACTGATTATGGCTCATTAATGTATGTCTACTTCTCCACTACACTCAGCGGTCAGTCAATGCCTTTTTTGAGGACAAGGCGGAGAGTGACAGCAAGGTCCTGCAGGATATTGGATCGCCAGAGGTCAAGATCACATTTGAGTAAGTTTGACACCACATGCAACAATTTATTTATGTCTGGGTTGACCTGGTGATGGTGTCTGATATTTCCCAGACCTTTGCTTGTAGGTATTATATTTCTGAGTTACAAAAGCAATTGCATCAAAGAGTTATAGTAGGAATACAGTAGCACCAGTATTCATCATGCAAATATTATATCAGTAATTTTTTATTGGCAAGTCTTATGACCGCCTACTCAACCCACTCCATCCGCCAGTCACATCTTCACATTTTTCGTATTGCAGCTCAAAGTTGGCGTCGGCGGTGAAGGAAGGACTTGTAACAGAGGAAGCACCCAAGAACTTTGCCTTCATGACTTGGAACCTTGATGGACTGGATGAGAAGAACCTGAAGAAGAGGACCAAGGCTGTGGCAAGGACCATTGAGAAgtgagtgagggggaagggaaggtgtccTCGTCAATACCATGGTCACTTTGCTCTGCTGTGTGTGAAGATACCCTTAGCCTTACCTTACTTTAACCCTTTTGGTCACCATATTTGTGTACTAATGTGTTGTTATCATCACCACAtgcctctgtggtgcagtggttagcacccaccacaggctcaagaacCAGTGGGACAGAGGCAAGCTCCGAGGCTGTACACAACTATAGAGCTTGCCCCCAACCTTACTTCTACCATGAAGATTACATGTGAAATTCGTGTTTTGTCTTTCCTTCAATGCAGAGAGAAGCCAGACATAGTCTTCCTACAAGAGGTAGTGCCTCACACGTGTCACTACCTGGAAGATCTCCTGCCCCAGTACCTGTTCCTCATGGGCGACACCGATGACTACTTCACCGCCACACTGCTGCAGCGCACCACAGTCCACTTTGATGGGCAGACAGTTGTGCCCTTCGCCAACACTTCCATGGGTCGCAACCTGCTGTGTGTGGAGGTGGGTTTGATTTCAAGTGTTATCAAAGTTGTAACAGGCAAATTCCTTTTCTGACATGCTTCTTTTCCACATTAAACTCAATTTTTTATAAAATGGACTCCTAATGAAGGGTGgtcataaacacaaataaaattagtAGTGGTACAAaataagtctgcaagaggcccatGAGCCTGTACGAGTCATCTAACCATACGTCATTCCTATCTGTAACTTCATTAATATCACTGAAACTTTCAGCTGTACTGGTCATAACATGCTTTCTAATTATTCTAAGTATTTTCTTGCTTTAAAATTGCTTGACTTGACTTTATACAGGTGTTTCAAAATTTTCTGCTGGGAAGTGTCTTGCCTCCTGAATCATTGGAGTAATAATTTTCTGTATGGATTCCATGATAGGGGAGCAGAACAGAGTGGCATAATCCAGGTGAGGAGTGACTAGTGCTAAATTGAGTTTGAGGATAACCATAGTTCATAGTACTGTATTTTCTGGCCTATAAGGTGACCCCAGGCTTGTGTCATTGGGAGGTCACAGCCCAGTAACTGTAGTCCTTCCGATTGGCTAATGAAGTGACATATTAACACCTTGCTACCTTCAAACAGCTTCTGTGAGTTTTATGGGCAGTAATTTGAGGTCCAAGTGTCGCCTAATATGCTATAGATAATATGTTACTTTTGCATTTCTTCCACAGATGAAACCTAACAGTCCAGTGTGTTACTGGTGTTGATATTAATGTAACAACTACATTGACTGAAGGTGAAAACTCGCCAACACCTTTCATAGTCAAGCTAATACTTTATTGTGGTCATGTATGACATGAAAGCAATGGCAAATAGATCAGAGGATGGAATTTATGATATAGACACAAAATGCTCATATGCAGTTGGGTTAACATAGTTTAGTATTATCCAAAGGGTTATTACAAATTTTTTTCAAGACTTACTAAGCTGAAATTGATGTCAGTAAGTCTATATAGTTTGAGATCCCTGCTTATCTTAGCACCATAGATCACCATAATCAACACACTTATCTTAGTGTTGCCAGCAATGTTGCATGTCATTGGTGATACTGTAAACTTGATCACTGTTGAAGATTAACGATAATTAGGAACTTGAAACTGATCTGTGAGTGATAGTGTGTCCTATGATACCACATTATTATAGCTATTTTGATGATGACTTCAATAATactgtcataataataataataataataataataatgagagggaagggaagtagggaataAAGCAGCATTTAAATGGGCATCAGTTTAATGTGTGTGCTATCCCTCCACAGGCACACATAGGGGACCTGAAGCTTCATCTGTATAATTCCCACTTGGAGAGCACCGCTGAGTTTGCTAGTCAGCGAGTGGCGCAGCTCAAGTTGGCGtttgggaaggtgaaggacagccCCGCCGAGGTGACAACAATCTTTGCTGGAGACCTTAACCTACGAGACAAAGAGGTGAGAGAAGAATCAGCGTTATCATGTCCATTTAAACATACTCCTGTGCCACTTTGGTCCTTCGGTTTGCCTTGTGTAGACTTAGTTAAAAGAACATATTTCACAGGTTGTTGAGGCTGGACTTCCCCCAGGCGTAGTTGACGTGTGGGAGGCGTGTGGGAAGAGACCTGAATGCACTTGGACCTGGGACACCACCCGgaacaccaataaagaggtttgGAGTCTTTGGTTAAGTGTAGCCTGAATTGTAATAGTGTGGGAGCATGTGTGTCCTTCTGGTTAAGTGTAGCCTGAATTGTAATAGTGTGGGAGCATGTGTGTCCTTTTGTTGTGTATTAAGTTTCTATTATTCTCTCGATTATTGCGCTTTCAGAAATTCATCTTCATTATTTGCCTTTTTCAATCTAGATATATGTAGGCGTTGGATAAAAAGTTCATCTtggaagggtaggcggtggccgaactggtagcgtactgggcccacattcaccgcgtgatggacgacgcgggttcgaatccccacgctaccactcggatttttcagtcaccgccgagtggcttaaaactacccacatgctgtcctgaagaccacccatcaacccggactctagaggaagccgtccaagcgaatcaagaacgagttccggggggcagcatgagccaatgcaagatggcgccactataaacactcgcctgcaccagaacgggctgggtcgaccatcaggccccacctggaagaagccttgggccgaccatcaggccccaccgggaagatgcctaccggcgcaatatgcaacaacgtaaaaaaaaaaaaaaaaaaaatagatactgaCTTTAGCATTTTTATTCATAACCGTAATAGCACAATGGTGAATATTCCGTCACCTTTCTAATATGTGAGTTTTATACAATGCCAGCAGAAGATATGTTGACAGATGGAGTTTTAAATCAATTCACTATTTATTCATCCCTTTAGTTAAGTCTTCAATATGATTACAGATTTGCATTTACTCATTCCATATCCAAGGTAGGTTCCAAGCAAGGGTCATAATTTTCAAGTGTATTTATATTCATCTGATGAGGTGAGAATGAAGGGTATATTACAATGCACTCGCTccacccaacgttgccagatttaCATACTCGGTCTCTTATGTTGCTCGATTTCCGACGCCAAAACTACTGtaatcacccaaataactgcgtTCATAcatggttatcgttaaaatggttaattctatgtgtttcttggcaatatttATGGGTGAGAAACCAGTAAATATGATCCtcggagtacgataatctggcaacaatGTCTCCACCCCGTTTCAGTTCCCCGGGAGGTTCAAGCCGCGGATGAGGTTTGACAGAGTGTACCTACgtgcccccgcctcctcctccatccccacaGCCTTGCCGCGCCACTTTGGTCTGGTGGGTCTGGAGAAGGTCACCAACACGCAGAGCTTCCCGTCAGACCACTGGGGGATTCTTGTACACTTTGAGGTAATGTAATGTCAGGTGTAGTTAGTGGGCATATACTACAACTGCCCAATGCCATTTCTTGCTCCCAGTCAGATGTGAGGAACTGAAGACAAGAACTGTAAATCATATTAGAGGTGATGTGAGGAAGGTAGATGGATATATGGACTGACTTATGAGTAGGAAGAGAGTAAATAGGAGGGGGAGGTCATTTATGTGTCTGGGGGGGGTCTGTGTCTGTGGGGGGACATCCTGTGGGGTCtgtgggctgagagagagagagagagagagagagagagaatgtgtctgGGGGCGTctgtgtctgtggggtttgtaaacATACTGTGGGGGGGACATCCTGTGGGGTCtgtgggctgagagagagagagagagagagagagagagagagagagagtgtctggggcgtctgtgtctgtggggtttgtaaacATACTGTGGGGGGACATCCTGTGGGGTGtgggctcagagagagagagagagagagagagaatgtgtctgGGGGGCAGtttctggtggtagtttaacccttcctctgtacaatgaacctgaagaaacactcattagaacccgagtgaccccctctttgacctttagaaatagctgatgtgagaactgaaagtGTCTTATAGTACCAGGTTAAGAGAGGCTGGCTATGACTCATGTGTTAGTTCCCTTGACTCTGGTACCAGTGACACCAACAGCTCATGCTCTTGAACTGTGCGGGATCAAGAAGGTTAAGAATTGTGAGTTCCTAGTATCAGAGACCAGAGCAAATGCCTTGAGAACCAGCACAGGACTCTTAGCCAGCCCTCTTAGTGTCAGTAGAAGCATTAAAGTCACCCAGGACAAGGACAGCGAGTGCATCTTGAAGGACACAGGTCTGATATGTTGCCGGGTTTGGTACTAACAATTCTTTCTCTTCAGTCTTACAGTTTGCATTCTACCTCGGCCTCTTATTAATTTCCACTAAGAAGCCTGCATACTGAACTGGTCCTGTGCACTGTGTTCAAATGTTCTCAGGCCAGATTTTCAGTATATTTCAAAGTATTGTATATAGTGAGGAcaatttttttcgtatttttctctctGACGTTTTGCTCTTCATCTTCCTGTTTTGGTATTGTCTTTCTTATGTCTCCATGTGGTCTTGTCTTCCCAGGTGGGTGTCTAAGGGGTGAGGTGGTCATCCATTTATACCTTCCACAAACGAGGGATCTTTttgtccttcttcatcttcctgtttTGCCTATGTTTTTCTTGTACCTCCTGTGGTCATGTCTTCCCAGGTGGGTGGCTGAGGGGTGAGGTGGTCATCCAGTTACACCTTCCACAAACAGGGTGTCTTTTTGCTCTTCTACATCTTCCTGttttaacataagaacgtaaggagtctgcaagaggccggttggaaagtctgcaagaggctggttggagATAATGTCTTTCTTACATCTCCCAAACCACCTATTATCTCCCTGTTGTCTCTCCAGGTGGGTGTTCAGGAGGCAAGGGGTCGCGCAATCATGCCTTCCACCAACGGGCCATCCACCAGCTTCCAGACAGCggcaatgaagagaaagagacaacACTGATCCGACCGCCACGCTGCAAACACCACAAACGCTTGATTAGGAAAGATATCCAGTTATAGCTTTTATATTTTTCAGTTCTCTAATGTCTCAACTTTCTGTTTGATGAAGCTATATTTTtgtattgtataaatatgaatgttCTGTAATATC
The Eriocheir sinensis breed Jianghai 21 chromosome 12, ASM2467909v1, whole genome shotgun sequence DNA segment above includes these coding regions:
- the LOC126997642 gene encoding tyrosyl-DNA phosphodiesterase 2-like; this translates as MEKERHEEIRLTDGESEGAEDENIPDVATCQKLVEQFAGLTNTDEALAQFYLQDREWDLERSVNAFFEDKAESDSKVLQDIGSPEVKITFDSKLASAVKEGLVTEEAPKNFAFMTWNLDGLDEKNLKKRTKAVARTIEKEKPDIVFLQEVVPHTCHYLEDLLPQYLFLMGDTDDYFTATLLQRTTVHFDGQTVVPFANTSMGRNLLCVEAHIGDLKLHLYNSHLESTAEFASQRVAQLKLAFGKVKDSPAEVTTIFAGDLNLRDKEVVEAGLPPGVVDVWEACGKRPECTWTWDTTRNTNKEFPGRFKPRMRFDRVYLRAPASSSIPTALPRHFGLVGLEKVTNTQSFPSDHWGILVHFEVGVQEARGRAIMPSTNGPSTSFQTAAMKRKRQH